The Microbacterium limosum genome contains a region encoding:
- a CDS encoding hemolysin family protein, whose amino-acid sequence MTAVLLLIGGGALVAFAGLMAALEAALGVTSRGDLLDWSLTARAKRSLRAIADEPEAHTNAVVFVRILAETSAAVLVTVALTILLDSIWWAMLAAAVLMTGVSFALVGASPRTVGRQHATGLLRACAPIIRFVRVLLGPFASALVRAAARATPGGGRAAPFATEDQLLSMVDEAVEADLIEDEDRELIHSVFDFTDTYVRAVMVPRTDMVTIEAGATTDAAMELFLRTGVSRAPVVEGDDDEIVGMLYLKDLAQFAFGAPEGWRQAGVRGILRPVVYVPESMMASALLQQMKVDAVHVCIVVDEYGGVAGLVTLEDLIEELVGDIADEYDLPQSEVSELEPGRFRVSARLSLDDLGDLFGIEIEDDDVDTVGGLFGKALGRVPQPGAHAEVSGIVMTGGASRGRGRGLATVFVEASEELRAVQESYAAETGEIPVQGEGRRRRVESS is encoded by the coding sequence ATGACCGCCGTCCTGCTCCTGATCGGCGGCGGGGCGCTCGTCGCCTTCGCCGGCCTGATGGCGGCACTCGAAGCCGCGCTGGGGGTCACCTCCCGCGGTGATCTGCTGGACTGGTCGCTCACCGCCCGGGCCAAGAGGTCGCTGCGCGCCATCGCCGACGAGCCCGAGGCGCACACCAACGCCGTCGTCTTCGTCCGCATCCTCGCCGAGACCTCCGCCGCCGTGCTCGTCACGGTCGCCCTGACGATCCTTCTCGACTCGATCTGGTGGGCGATGCTCGCCGCCGCCGTGCTCATGACGGGGGTGTCGTTCGCCCTGGTGGGCGCGAGCCCCCGCACGGTCGGCCGTCAGCACGCGACCGGCCTGCTGCGGGCGTGCGCGCCGATCATCCGGTTCGTCCGCGTCCTCCTGGGGCCGTTCGCGAGCGCCCTCGTGCGCGCCGCCGCGCGTGCGACACCCGGGGGCGGCCGCGCGGCGCCGTTCGCGACAGAGGATCAGCTGCTGTCCATGGTCGACGAGGCCGTGGAGGCCGACCTGATCGAGGACGAGGACCGCGAGCTCATCCACTCCGTGTTCGACTTCACCGACACGTACGTGCGCGCGGTCATGGTGCCGCGCACCGACATGGTCACGATCGAGGCCGGGGCGACGACGGATGCCGCGATGGAGCTCTTCCTGCGCACCGGCGTATCCCGCGCTCCGGTCGTGGAGGGCGACGACGACGAGATCGTCGGGATGCTGTACCTCAAGGACCTCGCGCAGTTCGCGTTCGGTGCGCCCGAGGGCTGGCGCCAGGCCGGTGTCCGCGGCATCCTGCGCCCCGTCGTGTACGTGCCGGAGTCGATGATGGCGTCGGCGCTGCTGCAGCAGATGAAGGTCGACGCCGTGCACGTGTGCATCGTGGTCGACGAATACGGCGGCGTCGCGGGCCTGGTCACCCTCGAGGACCTCATCGAGGAGCTCGTCGGCGACATCGCCGACGAGTACGACCTGCCTCAGTCGGAGGTCTCCGAGCTCGAGCCCGGGCGTTTCCGGGTCAGCGCGCGGCTCTCGCTCGACGACCTCGGCGACCTCTTCGGCATCGAGATCGAGGACGACGACGTCGACACCGTGGGCGGCCTGTTCGGCAAGGCGCTCGGCCGCGTGCCACAGCCCGGTGCGCACGCGGAGGTGTCCGGGATCGTCATGACCGGCGGCGCGTCGCGGGGCCGGGGCCGCGGTCTTGCGACCGTGTTCGTCGAGGCGAGCGAGGAGCTGCGCGCGGTGCAGGAGTCCTACGCCGCCGAGACGGGCGAGATCCCGGTCCAGGGCGAAGGCCGACGACGGAGAGTGGAGTCCTCATGA
- the era gene encoding GTPase Era, with protein sequence MSDSGFRCGFATFVGRPNVGKSTLTNALVGEKVAITSDKPQTTRRAIRGIVNQPDGQLIIVDTPGIHRPRTLLGQRLNDLVEQVLGDVDVIAFCVPATEKVGPGDRRIAESLDGYPRAAKVALVTKTDAASRDQITERLIEVDSLREDWAAVIPLSSLAGDQLDVLAAELLALMPEGPALYDSDISTDESVEDRVAEIIREAALEGVRDELPHSIAVTIADIAPREGSDLTDVYADIVVERDSQKAIIIGHRGSRLRDVGARARAQIEPLLGTRVFLGLHVRVAKEWQRDAKKLGRLGF encoded by the coding sequence ATGAGTGACAGCGGGTTCCGGTGCGGGTTCGCGACGTTCGTCGGCCGCCCGAACGTGGGCAAGTCGACGCTCACCAACGCCCTCGTCGGCGAGAAGGTCGCGATCACGAGCGACAAGCCGCAGACCACGCGTCGCGCGATCCGGGGGATCGTCAACCAGCCGGACGGGCAGCTGATCATCGTCGACACCCCCGGCATCCACCGCCCCCGAACGCTCCTCGGCCAGCGGCTCAACGACCTCGTCGAGCAGGTGCTCGGCGACGTGGACGTCATCGCGTTCTGCGTCCCGGCGACGGAGAAGGTGGGCCCCGGCGACCGCCGCATCGCCGAATCCCTCGACGGCTACCCGCGCGCCGCGAAGGTGGCGCTCGTGACCAAGACGGATGCCGCGAGCCGCGACCAGATCACGGAGCGCCTCATCGAGGTCGACTCGCTCCGTGAGGACTGGGCCGCCGTCATCCCGCTGTCCTCGCTCGCGGGGGATCAGCTCGACGTGCTCGCCGCGGAGCTGCTCGCCCTCATGCCCGAGGGTCCGGCGCTCTACGACAGCGACATCTCCACCGACGAGTCGGTCGAGGACCGCGTGGCCGAGATCATCCGCGAGGCCGCCCTCGAGGGCGTGCGCGACGAGCTTCCCCACTCGATCGCCGTGACGATCGCCGACATCGCCCCGCGTGAGGGCTCCGACCTGACCGACGTGTACGCCGACATCGTCGTCGAGCGCGACAGCCAGAAGGCCATCATCATCGGGCACCGCGGCTCCCGCCTGCGGGACGTGGGCGCCCGCGCCCGCGCCCAGATCGAACCGCTCCTGGGCACCCGGGTCTTCCTCGGGCTGCACGTGCGGGTGGCGAAGGAATGGCAGCGCGACGCCAAGAAGCTCGGCCGGCTCGGGTTCTGA
- the leuA gene encoding 2-isopropylmalate synthase — MENTQKTSGMPVHKYRPYHDQIRVDLPDRTWPDARITAAPRWCAVDLRDGNQALIDPMSPERKRIMFDLLVRMGYKEIEVGFPSASQTDFDFVRHLIENDVIPDDVTIQVLTQSREHLIARTYEAIAGAKRAIVHLYNSTSVLQREVVFRTDKQGIIDIALEGARLCREFEKRVPETRVFYEYSPESYTGTELEFAVDVCNQVLEVLEPTPERKVIINLPATVEMATPNVYADSIEWMSRHLNHRENVILSLHPHNDRGTAVAAAELGYMAGADRIEGCLFGNGERTGNVDLVALGINLLTQGIDPQIDFGDIDQIKRTAEYCNQLPVPERSPWAGDLVYTAFSGSHQDAIKKGFEAMEARAAAEGVSIDELEWAVPYLPIDPKDLGRSYEAVIRVNSQSGKGGVAYLLKTDHSLDLPRRLQIEFSAVVQAKTDEDGGEVTSEQIWSVFRDEYLPSDVDDERWGRFELLGTRTASDMTGDVELHVRLRDGDEVEDAAGHGNGPIAAFLEVVRARGFDISLYDYVEHTLSAGGDAQAAAYVELQIDGERLWGVGIDGDISTASLKAIVSGVNRAIRARQPALATAAV, encoded by the coding sequence ATGGAGAACACCCAGAAGACCTCGGGAATGCCGGTGCACAAGTACCGCCCGTACCACGATCAGATCCGCGTCGACCTGCCCGACCGCACCTGGCCCGACGCCCGCATCACGGCCGCGCCGCGTTGGTGCGCCGTCGATCTGCGCGATGGCAACCAGGCGCTCATCGACCCCATGAGCCCCGAGCGCAAGCGCATCATGTTCGACCTGCTCGTGCGGATGGGCTACAAGGAGATCGAGGTCGGCTTCCCCTCGGCGAGCCAGACGGACTTCGACTTCGTGCGCCACCTCATCGAGAACGACGTCATTCCCGACGACGTCACGATCCAGGTGCTGACCCAGTCGCGCGAGCATCTCATCGCCCGCACGTACGAGGCGATCGCGGGTGCGAAGCGCGCCATCGTGCACCTCTACAACTCCACGAGCGTGCTCCAGCGCGAGGTCGTCTTCCGCACCGACAAGCAAGGCATCATCGACATCGCCCTGGAGGGCGCGCGGCTCTGCCGGGAGTTCGAGAAGCGCGTGCCCGAGACGCGGGTCTTCTACGAGTACTCGCCCGAGAGCTACACCGGCACCGAGCTGGAGTTCGCGGTCGACGTCTGCAACCAGGTGCTCGAGGTGCTCGAGCCCACGCCGGAGCGCAAGGTCATCATCAACCTGCCCGCGACGGTCGAGATGGCCACGCCCAACGTGTACGCCGACTCGATCGAGTGGATGAGCCGGCACCTGAACCACCGCGAGAACGTCATCCTGTCGCTGCACCCGCACAACGACCGCGGCACCGCCGTCGCGGCGGCCGAGCTCGGCTACATGGCGGGGGCGGACCGCATCGAGGGGTGCCTCTTCGGCAACGGCGAGCGCACGGGCAATGTCGACCTCGTGGCCCTCGGCATCAACCTGCTGACGCAGGGCATCGACCCGCAGATCGACTTCGGCGACATCGATCAGATCAAGCGCACGGCCGAGTACTGCAACCAGCTGCCGGTGCCCGAGCGCAGTCCGTGGGCCGGCGACCTCGTGTACACCGCGTTCAGCGGATCGCACCAGGACGCGATCAAGAAGGGCTTCGAGGCCATGGAGGCGCGCGCCGCCGCCGAGGGGGTCTCGATCGACGAGCTCGAGTGGGCGGTGCCGTACCTGCCGATCGACCCGAAGGACCTGGGCCGCTCGTACGAGGCCGTCATCCGCGTCAACTCCCAGTCCGGCAAGGGGGGAGTGGCCTACCTGCTGAAGACCGACCACTCGCTCGACCTGCCGCGACGCCTGCAGATCGAGTTCTCGGCGGTGGTTCAGGCCAAGACCGACGAGGACGGCGGGGAGGTCACCAGCGAGCAGATCTGGTCGGTGTTCCGCGACGAGTACCTGCCCTCCGACGTCGACGACGAGCGCTGGGGTCGGTTCGAGCTGCTCGGCACCCGCACGGCGAGCGACATGACCGGCGACGTCGAGCTCCACGTGCGCCTGCGCGACGGCGACGAGGTCGAGGATGCCGCGGGCCACGGTAACGGGCCTATCGCCGCCTTCCTCGAGGTGGTTCGCGCCCGCGGCTTCGACATCTCGCTGTACGACTACGTCGAGCACACCCTCAGCGCCGGCGGCGATGCGCAGGCCGCCGCGTACGTCGAGCTTCAGATCGACGGCGAGCGCCTGTGGGGCGTCGGGATCGACGGCGACATCTCCACCGCGAGTCTCAAGGCCATCGTCTCGGGGGTCAACCGCGCGATCCGCGCCCGTCAGCCCGCCCTCGCCACCGCGGCGGTCTGA
- a CDS encoding trimeric intracellular cation channel family protein, whose amino-acid sequence MDVPTFVIPLWADLTAVGLGGIQGALFASGFRGQRRLDLLGVAIIGILIGMGGGLIRDLLLGVAPATLQRNEYLLTATGAALLGMLLAGVFQRLNALIVGLDAVVIGMFGAFGTSKALTLGVPPVPAVFVGVCAAVGGSVLRDVIMGLPVAIMHVGSLYAVAAGAGCTVLAVAATLGAPLVPAAIAGIAVTAVIRVLAVVFDLSLPEQRMLYRRRVAAETGALPIVKP is encoded by the coding sequence GTGGACGTGCCGACCTTCGTCATCCCCCTCTGGGCCGACCTCACCGCCGTCGGCCTCGGCGGCATCCAAGGCGCGCTCTTCGCCTCCGGGTTCCGGGGCCAGCGCCGGCTGGATCTTCTCGGCGTCGCGATCATCGGCATCCTCATCGGGATGGGCGGCGGTCTCATCCGCGACCTGCTCCTGGGCGTCGCCCCCGCGACGCTCCAGCGCAACGAGTACCTCCTGACCGCGACGGGCGCCGCGCTGCTGGGCATGCTGCTGGCGGGCGTGTTCCAGAGACTGAACGCGCTCATCGTCGGGCTGGATGCCGTGGTCATCGGCATGTTCGGGGCGTTCGGCACCTCGAAGGCGCTCACCCTCGGCGTGCCTCCCGTGCCCGCCGTCTTCGTCGGCGTCTGCGCCGCCGTCGGCGGCAGCGTGCTCCGCGACGTCATCATGGGTCTTCCCGTCGCGATCATGCACGTCGGATCGCTCTACGCCGTCGCCGCGGGCGCCGGCTGCACCGTGCTCGCGGTGGCCGCGACGCTCGGCGCACCGCTCGTCCCCGCGGCCATCGCCGGGATCGCCGTCACGGCCGTCATCCGCGTGCTCGCCGTCGTCTTCGACCTCTCGCTGCCGGAGCAGCGCATGCTCTACCGCCGCCGCGTCGCCGCCGAGACGGGCGCCCTCCCGATCGTGAAGCCGTAG
- the recO gene encoding DNA repair protein RecO produces the protein MPTYRDEVVVLRTHKLGEADRILTMLSRRHGKLRAVAKGVRRTSSRFGSRLEPFMVADVQLYAGRSLDIVQQAESLGAYGADIVVHYDRYTAANAMVETADRLSEAEATPQQYLLLVGGLRALSRGDHASRAILDSYLLRVMALSGWAPSLSECARCGAPGPHTAFVAQLGGMVCGSCAPTGSARIGAGAVQTLEALMAGEWAVVDSAQAADIAAASGVIAAYTQWHLERGIRSLSHLEAPR, from the coding sequence ATGCCCACCTACCGCGACGAGGTCGTGGTCCTGCGCACCCACAAGCTGGGCGAGGCCGACAGGATCCTGACGATGCTGAGCCGTCGGCACGGCAAGCTCCGCGCTGTGGCGAAGGGGGTGCGCCGCACGTCGTCGCGCTTCGGGTCGCGGCTGGAGCCCTTCATGGTCGCCGACGTGCAGCTGTACGCCGGGCGATCGCTGGACATCGTGCAGCAGGCCGAGAGCCTGGGGGCCTACGGCGCCGACATCGTCGTGCACTACGACCGCTACACCGCCGCCAACGCGATGGTCGAGACCGCCGACCGGTTGAGCGAGGCCGAGGCCACCCCCCAGCAGTACCTGCTGCTCGTGGGCGGCCTGCGGGCGCTGTCCCGCGGCGATCACGCATCGCGGGCGATCCTCGACTCCTACCTGCTGCGTGTCATGGCGCTCTCCGGCTGGGCGCCGAGCCTCTCCGAGTGCGCGCGCTGCGGCGCGCCGGGGCCGCACACGGCCTTCGTCGCCCAGCTGGGCGGGATGGTGTGCGGCTCGTGCGCACCGACCGGCAGCGCCCGCATCGGCGCGGGCGCGGTGCAGACGCTGGAGGCGCTCATGGCGGGGGAGTGGGCCGTCGTGGACTCCGCCCAGGCGGCCGACATCGCCGCGGCATCCGGTGTCATCGCCGCGTACACCCAATGGCACCTCGAGCGCGGCATCCGATCCCTGTCCCACCTGGAGGCCCCCCGGTGA
- a CDS encoding isoprenyl transferase, producing the protein MTPKPYTHKDAVAYRPVDWTGQYPPALPARGVPEHVAIVMDGNGRWANRRGLSRVEGHRAGEAALLDVVAGAIQAGVKHLSVYAFSTENWTRSPDEVRFLMGFNRDVLHRRRDQLNEWGVRVRWAGRKPRLWGSVIKELQFAERLTADNDVLTLTMCVNYGGRVELVDAMRSIADDVAAGRMKPSAVSEKAIRRRLYVPDMPDVDLFVRSSGEQRTSNFLLWESAYAEMVFLDTLWPDFSRVDLWRAIELYHQRDRRFGGAVDRPAEEAPSLAAEG; encoded by the coding sequence GTGACGCCCAAGCCCTACACCCACAAGGACGCCGTCGCGTACCGCCCCGTCGACTGGACGGGACAGTATCCCCCGGCATTGCCCGCGCGGGGCGTGCCGGAACACGTCGCGATCGTGATGGACGGCAACGGGCGGTGGGCCAACCGGCGCGGCCTGTCTCGCGTCGAGGGTCACCGCGCCGGGGAGGCCGCCCTGCTGGACGTCGTGGCGGGCGCCATCCAGGCGGGCGTGAAGCACCTCAGCGTCTACGCCTTCTCCACTGAGAACTGGACGCGCTCTCCCGACGAGGTGCGCTTCCTGATGGGCTTCAACCGCGACGTCCTCCACCGGCGCCGCGATCAGCTGAACGAATGGGGAGTGCGGGTGCGGTGGGCCGGTCGCAAGCCGCGACTGTGGGGGTCGGTGATCAAGGAGTTGCAGTTCGCCGAGCGGCTCACGGCCGACAACGACGTGTTGACGCTGACGATGTGCGTCAACTACGGCGGTCGCGTCGAGCTCGTCGACGCCATGCGCTCGATCGCCGACGACGTCGCGGCGGGGCGGATGAAGCCCTCCGCCGTGTCGGAGAAGGCCATCCGCCGGCGGCTGTACGTGCCCGACATGCCCGACGTGGATCTCTTCGTGCGCTCCAGCGGGGAGCAGCGCACGTCCAACTTCCTGCTCTGGGAGTCGGCGTACGCAGAGATGGTCTTCCTCGACACCCTGTGGCCGGACTTCTCCCGCGTCGACCTCTGGCGGGCCATCGAGCTCTACCACCAGCGCGACCGGCGCTTCGGCGGGGCGGTAGACCGCCCCGCCGAAGAAGCGCCCTCCCTCGCCGCGGAAGGATAG
- a CDS encoding DsbA family oxidoreductase, translating to MTDAIKIDVWSDIACPWCYIGKRNLERGLAQTAADDDAPRVEVVLHSYELSPDTPVDFEGSETDFLAGHKGMPAEQVQQMLDRVTGIAAQAGLNYRFDLLRHTNTVKAHELLHAAKAQGRQAEMAERLMSAYFEEGRHVGRIDDLVELAAEAGLDADDVRDALDTQRYLSDVRQDQEQARAYGITGVPFFVIDGTYGVSGAQPPEAFAQVARQVWAERRTAAAEPSA from the coding sequence GTGACGGATGCCATCAAGATCGACGTGTGGAGCGATATCGCTTGCCCCTGGTGCTACATCGGCAAGCGCAACCTGGAGCGCGGGCTCGCGCAGACTGCAGCGGATGACGACGCGCCGAGGGTGGAGGTGGTCCTCCACTCGTACGAGCTGTCGCCGGACACCCCGGTCGACTTCGAGGGATCGGAGACCGACTTCCTCGCCGGGCACAAGGGGATGCCCGCCGAGCAGGTGCAGCAGATGCTGGACCGCGTCACGGGCATCGCGGCCCAGGCCGGCCTCAACTACCGCTTCGACCTGCTGCGTCACACGAACACCGTGAAGGCGCACGAGCTGCTGCACGCCGCGAAGGCCCAGGGGCGCCAGGCGGAGATGGCGGAGCGGCTCATGTCCGCGTACTTCGAGGAGGGCCGCCACGTCGGTCGCATTGACGACCTCGTCGAGCTCGCCGCCGAGGCGGGGCTCGACGCGGACGATGTCCGCGACGCCCTCGACACGCAGCGGTACCTCTCCGACGTGCGCCAGGACCAGGAGCAAGCCCGCGCCTACGGCATCACCGGCGTCCCGTTCTTCGTCATCGACGGAACCTACGGCGTCTCGGGCGCACAGCCCCCGGAGGCGTTCGCGCAGGTCGCGCGGCAGGTATGGGCCGAACGCCGCACGGCGGCGGCCGAACCATCGGCCTGA
- a CDS encoding glutathione peroxidase, which produces MTTDAGLSLREIPFRTAEGGETTLGAFGDTVLLIVNVASKCGLTPQYEQLENLQRRYGDRGFTVLGFPCNQFLGQEPGSMEQILEYCATTWGVSFPIFEKVKVNGASAAPLYKALKRSDDAEGARGPVLWNFEKFVLTPGGRTHRFRPSVIPEDPEIVAVIEENLPG; this is translated from the coding sequence ATGACGACGGATGCCGGCCTGTCCCTTCGCGAGATCCCGTTCCGCACCGCCGAGGGAGGGGAGACGACCCTCGGGGCCTTCGGTGACACGGTGCTCCTCATCGTCAACGTCGCCTCGAAGTGCGGCCTGACCCCGCAGTACGAGCAGCTCGAGAACCTGCAGCGACGGTACGGCGATCGCGGCTTCACTGTGCTGGGCTTCCCGTGCAATCAGTTCCTCGGCCAGGAACCCGGATCGATGGAGCAGATCCTCGAGTACTGCGCCACGACGTGGGGCGTGAGCTTCCCCATCTTCGAGAAGGTGAAGGTCAACGGGGCATCCGCGGCGCCGCTGTACAAGGCGCTGAAGCGTTCCGACGACGCGGAGGGCGCCCGCGGGCCCGTGCTCTGGAACTTCGAGAAGTTCGTGCTGACGCCCGGCGGACGCACCCACCGCTTCCGCCCCTCGGTGATCCCCGAGGATCCGGAGATCGTCGCGGTGATCGAGGAGAACCTGCCCGGCTGA